In one Perca fluviatilis chromosome 7, GENO_Pfluv_1.0, whole genome shotgun sequence genomic region, the following are encoded:
- the LOC120561648 gene encoding uncharacterized protein LOC120561648: MGEMDLSSLSADQQSQVTSLLGQYTSVFSAHDGDLGCTNLISHDIPLVDDIPVRQRYRRIPPSDYEVVKEHINQLLSSQVIRESSSPYASPIVLVRKKDGSLRMCVDYRQLNSKTRKDAFPLPRIEESLDALSGACWFSTLDLASGYNQVPVAEADRAKTAFCTPFGLFEWNRMPFGLSNAPSNFQRLMQRIFGDQQCQSLLLYLDDIVVFSSTVEQHLERLKVVLSRLQTEGLKAKLSKCSFFQKEVHYLGHVISGEGVSTDPRKIEVVANWPIPTTASELRSFLGFGSYYRRFVEVFAELAAPLHKVVAEVGHAKTGKKSECGFIRCWTD; encoded by the coding sequence ATGGGAGAGATGGATCTGTCGTCCCTGTCTGCTGATCAGCAGAGTCAGGTTACGTCTCTGCTTGGGCAGTACACCTCTGTCTTTTCGGCTCACGATGGGGATTTGGGTTGTACTAACCTTATCTCCCATGACATCCCCCTGGTTGATGACATTCCGGTCAGGCAACGCTATAGGCGTATTCCACCCTCAGATTATGAGGTTGTGAAGGAGCACATTAACCAGCTGCTCTCATCACAGGTAATCCGGGAGAGCAGCAGCCCCTATGCCTCCCCCATTGTGTTAGTGAGGAAAAAGGATGGTAGTCTGCGCATGTGTGTTGACTACAGACAGCTAAATAGTAAAACCAGGAAAGATGCCTTTCCTCTGCCACGCATAGAGGAGTCCTTGGATGCGTTGTCTGGTGCCTGTTGGTTCTCTACCCTGGACCTGGCCAGTGGTTACAACCAGGTACCAGTTGCTGAGGCAGATCGGGCAAAGACAGCCTTCTGTACACCATTTGGTTTATTTGAATGGAACAGGATGCCCTTTGGGCTCAGTAACGCCCCCAGTAACTTTCAGAGGTTAATGCAGCGTATTTTTGGGGATCAACAGTGTCAGTCTCTCTTGTTGTACCTTGATGATATTGTTGTGTTCTCATCAACAGTGGAACAACATCTGGAGCGGTTGAAAGTAGTGCTAAGCCGACTTCAAACTGAGGGCCTCAAGGCCAAGCTAAGTAAATGTTCCTTCTTTCAGAAGGAGGTACATTACTTGGGCCATGTGATTTCTGGTGAGGGTGTCTCCACCGATCCAAGAAAAATTGAAGTGGTAGCCAATTGGCCGATCCCCACTACCGCCTCAGAGTTGCGGTCTTTTCTTGGTTTCGGCAGTTATTACCGGCGTTTTGTGGAGGTCTTTGCTGAGCTGGCAGCACCCCTGCACAAGGTTGTGGCTGAGGTTGGTCATGCTAAGACTGGTAAGAAGTCTGAGTGTGGGTTTATCAGGTGTTGGACTGATTAG